One Clostridium sp. CM027 genomic window carries:
- the coaD gene encoding pantetheine-phosphate adenylyltransferase, with product MKKAICPGSFDPITNGHLDIIKRASRVYDELIVGVLVNPEKKCLFSVDERIEQIKNVVKNLPNVRVKKFSGLLVQLMNQEGASVIVKGLRSVLDFEYEFQMASMNNKLDPSKETVFMMTKTEYSYISSSSVKQVAMLGGCIEELVPEEIIPDIIRKINSK from the coding sequence ATGAAAAAAGCAATTTGCCCTGGAAGTTTTGATCCAATAACTAACGGACATTTGGATATTATTAAGAGGGCGTCTAGAGTTTATGATGAATTAATCGTAGGAGTGCTTGTTAACCCTGAGAAAAAATGTCTCTTCTCTGTAGATGAGAGAATAGAACAAATAAAAAATGTAGTTAAAAATTTACCCAATGTACGCGTGAAGAAGTTTAGTGGTTTACTTGTTCAACTAATGAATCAAGAGGGTGCTAGTGTCATTGTGAAGGGACTCAGAAGTGTTTTAGATTTTGAATATGAGTTTCAAATGGCATCAATGAATAACAAATTGGATCCAAGTAAGGAAACTGTGTTCATGATGACAAAGACAGAATATAGCTATATAAGTTCCTCTTCAGTTAAACAGGTTGCAATGCTTGGAGGATGTATTGAAGAATTAGTACCTGAGGAAATTATTCCAGATATTATTAGGAAAATTAATTCTAAATAG
- a CDS encoding DUF177 domain-containing protein yields the protein MVIDVSELFSNKNKRKELHLDLEKDKFFYDNEFVQFSKPVKTHLILKSIDDEIDLTGSMETELLLACSRCLETFSYSIHIELNERLSKTLKSEDEDIIFIENDRLDLNEIMENNIISMLPIKKLCNKDCKGLCHHCGINLNHSACKCAIDDVDPRLAKLKELFLTD from the coding sequence ATGGTAATAGACGTTTCAGAATTATTTAGTAATAAAAACAAAAGAAAAGAACTTCATTTAGATTTGGAAAAAGATAAGTTTTTCTATGATAATGAATTTGTACAATTTTCTAAACCAGTTAAAACGCATTTAATTTTAAAATCTATCGATGATGAAATAGATTTAACTGGAAGTATGGAGACAGAACTATTACTTGCTTGTTCTAGGTGTCTTGAGACTTTTTCTTATTCAATACATATTGAATTAAATGAAAGATTGTCAAAAACTCTAAAGAGTGAAGATGAGGATATTATTTTTATTGAAAATGATAGATTAGATTTAAATGAAATTATGGAAAATAATATCATTTCTATGCTGCCTATAAAAAAACTTTGTAATAAAGATTGCAAAGGGTTATGCCATCATTGTGGAATCAATCTAAATCATAGTGCATGTAAATGTGCAATTGACGATGTTGATCCAAGGTTGGCAAAACTAAAAGAACTGTTTTTAACTGATTAA
- a CDS encoding ATPase: protein MDVIKLLEYLQEIVESSSKIPVTGKVVVNKREILDIIDQIMSHLPDEFKKAQWICDEKERILVDSKKQAEIFEEETIDKIRRRVEKQDLVKEAQTRAEEIIASAQRDAKIMRLGAKDYADEILSQLDKEIELKGQKMLHKIKGDVQDFLISLQGEVTDTTTSIRDNVKELRSMK from the coding sequence ATGGATGTTATAAAACTTTTAGAATACCTTCAAGAAATTGTTGAAAGTTCTTCTAAAATACCTGTTACAGGTAAGGTGGTTGTAAATAAAAGAGAAATATTAGATATAATTGATCAAATTATGAGTCATTTGCCAGATGAGTTTAAAAAGGCTCAGTGGATTTGTGATGAAAAAGAAAGAATTCTTGTTGATTCAAAAAAACAAGCTGAAATTTTTGAAGAAGAGACCATTGATAAAATAAGAAGAAGAGTTGAAAAGCAAGACTTAGTTAAAGAAGCACAAACTCGAGCTGAAGAAATTATAGCATCAGCTCAGAGAGATGCTAAAATTATGAGGCTTGGGGCTAAAGATTATGCGGATGAAATATTATCCCAATTAGATAAAGAGATTGAATTAAAAGGTCAGAAAATGCTTCATAAGATTAAGGGCGATGTTCAAGATTTTTTAATATCTCTACAAGGAGAAGTTACGGATACCACAACTTCAATAAGAGATAATGTAAAAGAGCTAAGAAGTATGAAATAG
- the rnc gene encoding ribonuclease III produces MKYDIKLQELEKELKLNFSDKELLKTAITHSSYANQKKKVEFNERLEFLGDSVLQLVISEYLYSRFTEKPEGYLTKIRSLIVCENSLCDIANVWELGKYMNMSKGEEITGGRNRVSILADCVEAIIAAVYLDKGIEYSNSFILNNFKEIIEKAISNEIVLDYKTKLQEIFQQNGEVNICYELVKFEGPPHKRKFFVSLLINDCVKGSGQGYSKKEAEQNAAKQVMMNQEDVHE; encoded by the coding sequence ATGAAGTACGATATAAAATTACAGGAACTTGAGAAGGAACTGAAATTGAATTTTAGTGATAAAGAGTTATTGAAAACAGCAATAACCCACAGTTCCTATGCAAATCAGAAAAAGAAGGTTGAATTTAATGAAAGGCTTGAGTTCTTGGGCGATTCTGTATTACAACTTGTAATATCCGAATACTTATACAGTCGCTTTACGGAAAAACCTGAAGGATACTTAACTAAAATTAGGTCCCTAATTGTTTGCGAAAATTCGCTGTGCGATATTGCAAACGTATGGGAACTTGGAAAGTACATGAACATGAGCAAAGGTGAAGAAATTACTGGTGGTAGAAATAGAGTTTCAATATTGGCTGATTGTGTTGAAGCAATAATTGCTGCTGTATATTTGGATAAAGGAATAGAATATTCTAATTCATTTATACTTAACAACTTTAAAGAAATCATTGAGAAAGCAATTAGCAACGAGATAGTTTTGGATTATAAGACTAAGCTTCAGGAAATATTTCAGCAGAATGGGGAAGTAAATATTTGCTATGAACTTGTGAAATTTGAAGGGCCACCACACAAGAGAAAATTTTTTGTAAGCCTATTAATAAATGATTGTGTAAAAGGCTCAGGGCAAGGTTATAGTAAAAAAGAAGCAGAGCAAAATGCAGCAAAACAGGTTATGATGAATCAGGAGGATGTACATGAGTAA
- a CDS encoding DUF4044 domain-containing protein: protein MKKKTRDKYTKVFIYSIVVIFIIGFISPMLFR from the coding sequence ATGAAAAAGAAAACAAGAGATAAATATACAAAGGTATTTATTTATAGTATAGTTGTAATTTTTATTATAGGATTTATATCGCCAATGCTATTTAGGTAA
- the plsX gene encoding phosphate acyltransferase PlsX, which produces MVVVVDGMGGDFSPNAVVEGCIAAIKEYDIDIVITGPEQLIREELKKYTYDCNKIKIVDAIEVISTNEHPVMAVKRKKNSSLVKALNLVKNGEADAIISAGSTGAFLAGCTLIVGRIKGIDRPALAPIVPGKKGPFMIIDCGANAECKPHYLVQFGLMGKTYFENILKIANPSVGLVNIGTEEEKGNELSKSAHKLLKEADLNFVGNVEAREIPTGDVNVIVCDGFTGNVILKLYEGVVASVFDLLKTRIMGSFRTKFGGMLLKPIFKSFKKDFDYKEYGGAAFLGVNGICIKAHGSSDSKAFKNAIRQATIFYENNVVDKLKLEIEKLSQQEKNINENL; this is translated from the coding sequence ATGGTAGTTGTTGTAGATGGAATGGGTGGAGATTTTTCTCCAAATGCTGTGGTTGAAGGTTGCATCGCAGCTATAAAAGAATATGATATAGATATAGTAATAACTGGTCCTGAACAATTAATTCGCGAAGAACTAAAGAAGTATACTTATGATTGTAACAAAATAAAAATTGTTGATGCTATAGAAGTTATTAGTACAAATGAACATCCTGTAATGGCGGTTAAACGCAAAAAGAATTCAAGCCTCGTAAAAGCATTGAATCTTGTGAAAAATGGAGAGGCAGATGCTATTATTTCAGCTGGAAGTACAGGTGCTTTTTTAGCTGGATGTACACTTATAGTAGGAAGAATAAAAGGTATAGATAGACCGGCTCTAGCACCAATAGTGCCAGGTAAAAAAGGCCCCTTTATGATAATTGACTGTGGAGCAAATGCAGAATGTAAACCTCATTATTTAGTGCAATTTGGACTTATGGGGAAAACATATTTTGAAAACATTTTAAAAATAGCTAATCCATCAGTAGGTCTTGTGAATATAGGAACTGAAGAAGAAAAGGGTAATGAACTTTCAAAATCAGCTCATAAACTATTAAAAGAAGCAGATTTAAATTTTGTAGGCAATGTGGAAGCTAGAGAAATTCCAACTGGAGACGTCAATGTTATAGTTTGTGATGGGTTTACAGGAAATGTAATTTTAAAGCTATATGAAGGTGTTGTTGCTAGTGTATTTGATTTATTAAAAACAAGAATAATGGGATCCTTCAGAACTAAATTTGGAGGAATGCTATTAAAACCAATTTTTAAAAGCTTTAAAAAGGATTTCGACTATAAAGAATATGGCGGAGCTGCATTTCTCGGAGTAAATGGGATTTGCATAAAAGCTCATGGTAGTTCAGATTCTAAAGCTTTTAAAAATGCAATTAGACAAGCTACAATATTTTATGAAAATAATGTTGTAGATAAATTAAAATTAGAAATTGAAAAATTATCTCAGCAGGAAAAGAACATAAATGAGAACTTGTAA
- the pta gene encoding phosphate acetyltransferase, which produces MAFIARMCKLAQADKKRIVLPEGEEERTIKASEIIKNNSLAEVILIGDKSVIQAKAAKLSVSIEGIEIVDPKTSERTDFYAKEFYEIRKNKGMTLEKASETMQDCVYFGTMMLKMGEADGMVSGAVHYTGDLLRPGMQIIKTAPGIKIISSFFIMELPHDEYGEDGLLLFADSAVNINPNAEDLAAIAISTADNARLLCDFEPKVAMLSFSTRGSAKHELVDKVVNATEIAKKARPDLQIDGELQLDAAIVASVAKQKAPNSTVAGNANVLIFPDIQSGNIGYKLVQRFAKAKAIGPVCQGFAKPINDLSRGCSVDDIVNVVAVTAVQAQIQNKLI; this is translated from the coding sequence ATGGCATTTATAGCTAGAATGTGTAAATTGGCACAGGCAGATAAAAAAAGAATAGTACTTCCAGAGGGAGAAGAAGAGAGGACTATAAAAGCTAGTGAAATCATCAAAAATAATTCACTAGCCGAGGTAATATTAATAGGAGATAAAAGTGTAATACAAGCAAAAGCAGCTAAGTTATCAGTTAGCATTGAAGGTATAGAAATTGTAGACCCAAAAACTTCTGAAAGAACTGATTTTTATGCAAAGGAATTTTATGAGATAAGAAAAAATAAAGGAATGACTCTAGAAAAAGCGTCTGAAACAATGCAAGATTGTGTGTATTTTGGAACTATGATGCTTAAGATGGGAGAAGCTGATGGAATGGTTTCCGGAGCTGTACATTATACAGGAGATTTACTTAGGCCTGGAATGCAAATTATTAAAACTGCACCAGGAATTAAGATTATTTCAAGTTTCTTTATAATGGAATTGCCTCACGATGAATATGGAGAAGATGGACTGCTTTTATTTGCAGATTCCGCTGTTAATATAAACCCTAATGCGGAGGACCTAGCAGCTATAGCTATTAGCACTGCAGATAATGCAAGATTGTTATGCGATTTTGAACCTAAGGTTGCAATGTTGTCTTTTTCAACTAGAGGAAGTGCAAAGCATGAATTAGTTGATAAAGTAGTAAATGCTACTGAAATTGCAAAGAAGGCTAGACCTGATTTACAAATTGACGGAGAACTTCAGTTAGATGCAGCGATTGTTGCTAGTGTAGCAAAACAAAAAGCACCAAATAGTACTGTAGCTGGAAACGCAAACGTTTTAATATTTCCAGACATACAATCTGGAAATATTGGATATAAATTAGTGCAAAGATTTGCTAAAGCAAAAGCTATCGGACCGGTTTGTCAAGGATTTGCAAAGCCTATAAATGATTTATCAAGAGGATGCAGTGTGGATGACATAGTTAATGTTGTTGCAGTTACTGCGGTTCAAGCTCAAATTCAAAATAAACTTATATAA
- a CDS encoding acetate/propionate family kinase, whose amino-acid sequence MKVLVINCGSSSLKYQLINMENEECLALGLIERIGMEGSKLTQKVNGEKYIIEETMKDHTDAIRLVIGALVDCDHGVIKDLSEIDAVGHRIVHGGEKYAESVIINDEVMKNLEECAKLAPLHNPANIIGINACKALMSSTPMVATFDTAFHQTMPEVAYIYPLPYDLYTKHGIRKYGFHGTSHKYVSDKAAKMMGKDIKDLKLITCHLGNGASISAVQNGKSVETSMGFTPLEGIAMGTRCGNIDPAIIIYIMQELKLTIDEANDLMNKKSGVLGISGVSSDFRDIEDAAWKDGNHRAQLALDIFVYKVKKFIGSYAAVMGGVDAIIFTAGLGENSPETREDICKGLEFLGAVLDKAKNKIRGKEAEISTEDSKTKILVIPTNEELVIARDTKALIK is encoded by the coding sequence ATGAAAGTATTAGTCATAAACTGTGGAAGTTCATCACTTAAGTATCAATTAATAAACATGGAAAATGAAGAATGTTTAGCACTCGGATTAATAGAAAGAATAGGAATGGAAGGTTCAAAATTAACGCAAAAGGTTAATGGGGAAAAATATATTATTGAAGAGACTATGAAAGATCATACAGATGCTATTAGATTAGTAATTGGCGCACTTGTAGATTGTGATCATGGTGTTATTAAAGATTTATCAGAAATAGATGCAGTGGGACATAGAATTGTTCATGGTGGAGAAAAATATGCAGAATCAGTTATAATTAATGATGAAGTGATGAAGAACTTAGAAGAATGTGCAAAACTTGCACCACTTCATAATCCAGCTAATATAATCGGGATTAATGCTTGTAAAGCATTAATGTCTAGTACGCCTATGGTAGCTACATTTGATACCGCGTTTCATCAGACAATGCCAGAAGTTGCATACATATACCCACTTCCGTATGACCTTTATACTAAACATGGTATTAGAAAATATGGATTCCACGGAACATCTCACAAATATGTTTCAGATAAAGCTGCAAAAATGATGGGTAAAGACATAAAAGATCTAAAATTAATTACTTGTCACTTAGGAAATGGAGCAAGTATTTCTGCAGTGCAAAATGGTAAATCAGTAGAAACAAGTATGGGATTTACTCCACTTGAAGGAATAGCTATGGGAACTAGATGCGGAAATATAGACCCAGCTATAATAATATATATAATGCAAGAATTAAAATTAACAATTGATGAAGCTAATGATTTAATGAATAAAAAATCAGGCGTTTTAGGAATATCAGGGGTAAGCAGTGACTTTAGAGATATAGAAGATGCTGCATGGAAAGATGGAAATCATAGAGCACAGTTAGCGCTTGATATATTTGTCTATAAAGTTAAGAAATTTATAGGATCTTATGCTGCAGTAATGGGCGGAGTAGATGCAATTATATTCACTGCCGGACTTGGTGAAAACTCTCCAGAAACAAGAGAAGATATATGCAAGGGACTAGAGTTCTTGGGAGCAGTCTTAGATAAGGCAAAGAATAAGATTCGCGGAAAAGAGGCAGAAATAAGTACAGAAGATTCTAAAACTAAAATACTTGTTATACCAACAAATGAAGAATTAGTAATAGCAAGAGACACGAAGGCTTTAATAAAATAA
- the rpmF gene encoding 50S ribosomal protein L32, with translation MGNPARKFSKGRRDSRRAQTFKLGLPGIVECPQCHDMKLSHRVCKNCGYYKNREVVSMEQK, from the coding sequence ATGGGAAATCCTGCTAGAAAATTTTCTAAAGGTAGAAGAGATTCTCGAAGAGCGCAAACATTTAAACTTGGTTTACCAGGAATAGTTGAGTGTCCTCAGTGCCACGATATGAAACTTTCGCACAGAGTATGTAAAAACTGTGGATATTACAAAAATAGAGAAGTTGTTTCAATGGAGCAAAAATAA
- a CDS encoding elongator complex protein 3, producing the protein MSNLHYIIPIFVPHEGCPHDCVFCNQNSITGTSTKVDAMYVEQTVNEYLKTINNDDAIIEVSFFGGTFTAIKMEKQIELLTVAKKLKDDNKIKFIRLSTRPDYINDKILSNLKKYSVDIIELGVQSLDEEVLLKSGRGHTASDVVNASKLIKQYGFVLGHQIMIGLPGDNINKDIETAKRAIDLKPDICRIYPALVIKDTPMESMYIKQEFKPYSLSEAVNISKIIYIMMVANQINVIRIGLQPTVEISEGNDLVAGPFHPAFRELVEGSIYNDLLYDVIVNNFKSDTGVNKVLVKINPKDISKLYANGKSFFYGIKKQIKTVSIEISQDITISRGSISISKEEKCIIMTIHEYVSSKYKEGF; encoded by the coding sequence ATGAGTAATTTGCATTACATTATTCCTATTTTCGTTCCACATGAGGGTTGCCCACATGATTGTGTATTTTGTAATCAAAATAGCATAACAGGAACATCAACAAAAGTTGATGCAATGTATGTGGAGCAAACGGTAAATGAATATTTGAAAACAATAAATAATGATGATGCTATTATTGAGGTATCATTTTTTGGAGGAACTTTCACAGCTATAAAAATGGAAAAGCAAATAGAACTTTTAACTGTTGCTAAGAAATTAAAAGATGATAATAAAATAAAATTCATTAGATTATCTACAAGGCCAGATTATATTAATGATAAAATATTGAGCAATCTAAAAAAATACTCTGTAGATATTATAGAACTCGGAGTACAATCCCTTGATGAAGAAGTGTTATTAAAGTCTGGAAGAGGTCACACTGCAAGTGATGTAGTGAATGCTTCAAAACTTATAAAGCAGTATGGTTTTGTTTTAGGACACCAAATAATGATAGGCCTTCCAGGAGATAATATAAATAAAGATATAGAGACAGCCAAAAGAGCGATTGATCTTAAGCCAGATATTTGTCGGATATATCCGGCACTTGTGATTAAAGATACACCTATGGAGAGCATGTATATAAAGCAAGAATTCAAACCTTATTCATTAAGTGAAGCAGTAAACATAAGTAAGATTATTTACATTATGATGGTAGCAAACCAAATAAATGTGATCAGGATAGGATTACAGCCAACTGTTGAAATCTCAGAAGGCAATGATTTAGTTGCAGGACCATTTCATCCTGCATTTAGAGAATTAGTTGAAGGCAGTATATATAATGATTTATTATATGATGTTATAGTGAATAATTTTAAAAGTGACACGGGCGTTAATAAAGTTTTAGTGAAAATAAATCCAAAAGACATTTCAAAACTTTACGCTAATGGCAAAAGTTTTTTTTATGGCATAAAAAAACAAATAAAAACAGTTTCAATAGAAATATCCCAAGATATTACCATTAGCCGTGGAAGTATTAGTATATCTAAAGAAGAAAAATGCATTATTATGACCATACATGAGTATGTGTCCTCAAAGTATAAAGAAGGATTTTAA
- the ylbJ gene encoding sporulation integral membrane protein YlbJ, whose protein sequence is MKLLLIILLIFIILLLFELFKALKINLSITLICSLFILQIIIAPNICIQYTISGAKLFFNSIFPSLFPFLVVINIIISYDGIHIYSKLLGNLICKPLKLPKECNFALLVSLLCGYPLGARYTCDLYEKNIIDLNTCERLLNIASNASPLFIIGAVGASMMSNAKIGYMLILSNILSCMFMGFIIPSKDSYFKIKNRGDNFSRNHPPTTNIGMILKNSIEDAMKNALNIGGFIVIFSVITGLIKDNVIFHIALNKFSLIIGCSGNFIEGLLLGMLEMTNGCYLISSSNSNLYVKLPVLSFLIAFSGLSIISQVYSYTYKYDVSIKKYIARKFIQGIISSILTLILYCIFLHTTSVFTFNNVSIYKVSNLYFLILIILFIPILLINIVKLFHTS, encoded by the coding sequence TTGAAATTACTATTAATTATATTATTAATTTTCATAATATTATTATTATTTGAACTATTTAAAGCTTTGAAGATAAATCTATCAATAACATTAATTTGTTCTCTTTTTATTCTACAAATAATAATAGCTCCTAATATTTGTATCCAGTACACTATCTCTGGTGCAAAATTGTTTTTCAATTCAATTTTTCCTTCTCTTTTTCCATTTTTAGTTGTAATAAATATTATAATAAGCTACGACGGCATTCATATTTATTCTAAATTGTTAGGCAATCTAATTTGTAAACCCTTAAAGCTACCAAAAGAATGTAACTTTGCTCTTTTAGTTAGTTTACTATGTGGTTATCCCCTTGGTGCGAGATACACTTGCGATTTGTACGAAAAAAATATAATTGATTTAAATACCTGTGAACGATTGCTAAATATAGCTTCTAATGCAAGCCCACTTTTTATTATAGGCGCAGTGGGCGCTTCTATGATGTCAAATGCTAAAATTGGTTATATGTTAATACTCTCTAATATTCTCTCTTGCATGTTTATGGGATTTATTATTCCCTCAAAAGATTCTTATTTTAAAATTAAAAATAGAGGTGACAATTTTTCAAGAAACCATCCACCCACCACGAATATTGGCATGATATTGAAAAACAGTATTGAAGATGCCATGAAGAATGCCTTAAATATCGGTGGTTTTATTGTAATATTCTCCGTAATAACAGGATTAATTAAAGACAATGTAATATTTCACATTGCCCTTAATAAGTTTTCTTTAATTATTGGCTGTTCTGGGAATTTTATAGAAGGGTTATTATTAGGAATGTTAGAGATGACTAACGGATGCTATTTAATATCCTCTAGTAATTCAAATCTGTATGTAAAACTTCCAGTTTTGAGTTTTTTAATTGCTTTTAGTGGTTTGTCTATAATTTCTCAAGTTTATAGCTATACCTATAAATATGATGTCTCAATAAAAAAATACATTGCTCGAAAGTTTATTCAAGGCATAATTTCCTCAATTTTAACGCTGATTCTATATTGTATTTTTCTACATACTACATCGGTTTTTACTTTTAATAATGTAAGTATATATAAAGTTAGTAATTTATATTTTTTAATATTAATCATTTTATTTATCCCGATATTACTTATAAATATAGTTAAACTATTTCATACTTCTTAG
- the acpP gene encoding acyl carrier protein → MMFEKIRACIASQLSIDEEEIKMESSFMNNLGADSLDIVELIMALEEEYDIEIPDEDVEKIATVGDIVEYIKIHSEE, encoded by the coding sequence ATTATGTTTGAAAAAATTAGAGCGTGTATAGCATCGCAATTAAGCATAGATGAAGAAGAAATAAAAATGGAATCATCTTTTATGAATAATTTAGGCGCTGATTCTCTTGATATCGTAGAATTAATTATGGCACTCGAAGAAGAGTACGATATAGAAATTCCGGATGAAGATGTTGAGAAAATTGCGACTGTTGGCGATATAGTGGAATATATTAAAATTCACTCAGAAGAGTAA
- a CDS encoding nucleotidyltransferase — protein MNISGIIVEYNPLHNGHVYHINKTKELTNCDALICVMSGNFTQRGIPSSIDKWTKTKMALNNGVDLVIELPTIYSVSSADFFSFGAVSLLNSLGVVDNICFGSEHGNINDLYNISNILLQEPIEFKSLLKTYLSKGITYPLARSNALYDYLMNSKLDISDLLLDNCLNSPNNILGIEYCKSLIKLKSSITPYTLKREGASYNSDLLHNEFSSATAIRKFLKENGSLIKLAGHIPSSVLTELQNLYSKNYEFTFEDSMFPYIKHKSATSKNSLVNLPDVSEGLDNRIISSLQNSLSYSSALANIKSKRYTYTRISRILCQYFIGFDSFDTKKLRSMPCPYARILGFNSNGKSILKSIKSNSSIPLYTKIPKKCNDTMQLDTQSTRAYSIINSSISHNSDYLISPIIIK, from the coding sequence ATGAATATTTCAGGTATAATTGTTGAATATAATCCATTACATAACGGTCACGTATATCATATTAATAAAACCAAGGAGCTCACAAACTGTGATGCCTTAATTTGTGTTATGAGTGGGAATTTTACTCAACGTGGTATTCCATCAAGTATAGACAAATGGACAAAAACTAAAATGGCATTAAATAACGGAGTAGATTTAGTAATAGAGCTACCAACTATCTACAGCGTATCATCAGCAGATTTTTTTTCCTTTGGCGCTGTAAGTCTTCTAAACAGCCTAGGAGTAGTGGATAATATTTGCTTTGGTAGTGAACATGGAAATATTAATGATTTATATAATATTTCCAATATATTACTTCAAGAACCTATTGAATTTAAATCACTGTTAAAAACTTATTTATCAAAAGGTATCACTTACCCTTTAGCAAGATCTAATGCACTTTATGATTATTTGATGAATTCAAAATTGGACATATCAGACTTATTATTAGATAACTGTTTAAATTCACCTAATAATATACTAGGTATAGAGTATTGCAAAAGCTTAATCAAGTTAAAAAGTTCTATTACACCTTACACATTAAAAAGAGAAGGTGCATCTTATAACAGTGATCTTTTACATAATGAATTTTCAAGCGCGACAGCTATAAGAAAATTTTTGAAAGAAAATGGTTCTTTAATAAAACTTGCAGGTCATATCCCAAGTTCAGTATTAACTGAACTTCAAAACTTATACTCGAAAAATTATGAATTTACATTTGAAGATTCCATGTTCCCGTATATTAAACATAAATCTGCTACATCAAAAAATTCTTTAGTAAATTTACCAGACGTATCTGAGGGTCTTGATAATAGGATTATTAGCTCCTTACAAAATAGTTTAAGTTACTCTAGTGCACTGGCCAATATAAAAAGCAAACGCTACACTTACACTCGCATTAGTAGAATATTATGTCAATATTTTATAGGATTTGATAGCTTTGATACTAAAAAATTAAGATCAATGCCTTGCCCTTATGCTCGAATTTTAGGATTTAACTCAAATGGAAAGTCAATTCTAAAATCTATAAAATCAAACAGTAGCATTCCGCTTTATACTAAAATTCCTAAAAAGTGCAATGACACCATGCAACTAGATACTCAGTCTACAAGGGCTTATAGCATTATAAATAGTAGTATAAGTCATAATAGCGATTATTTGATATCGCCTATAATTATAAAGTAA